AGTACGTGCCGGGCCAGCGCAACGCCTTGCGCGACCCCGAGGTGGATGCGCTCATCGCCGAGCATTTCGCCAGCGCCGGGCGCACCCCACGCACCTTCAGCGACGAGGAAATCGTCGAGCGCTGCATCTACGCGCTGGTCAACGAAGGTGCCTACATCATGCAAGAAGGCATTGCCGCGCGCGCGTCCGACATCGACCTCGTGTACCTGCATGGCTATGGCTTCCCGCGCTGGCGCGGTGGTCCGATGATGGCCGCGCAGACCGTAGGCCTGTCCAGCGTCGTGCGCGCCATCCAGCGCATCCGCAGCCGGGGCGACAGCTGGTTCAAGGAACCCGCGCCGCTGCTGGTGCAACGCGCCGAACAGAACCTGGGCCTCGACTGACGCGACCCGCGCAGTCCCGGTCTATCCATTGCAGAAGAACACACCAAGGAATGAAGATGAATGAAGCGGTGATCGTTTCCACGGCGCGCACCGGACTGGCCAAGTCCTGGAAGGGTGCTTTCAACATGACCCATGGCGCCACACTCGGTGGCCACGTGGTGCAAGAGGCCGTGCGCCGTGCCGGTATCGAACCGGCCGAAGTGGAAGACGTCTACTTCGGCTGCTCGCTCGGCGAAGGCACGACCGGCAGCAACGTGGCCCGCCAGATCGCGCTGCGCGCCGGCCTGCCCGTGACCGCGGCCGGCACCACCGTGACGCGCTTTTGCGCTTCGGGCCTGGAGGCCGTGGCCAACGCCGCCAAGCGCGTGATCGTCGACCGCGTGCCGGTGATGGTGGCCGGTGGCATCGAGTCCATCTCCTGCGTGCAGAACGAACTCAACCAGCACATGCGCCTGGACCCGTGGCTGGTCCAGCACCGCCCCGACACCTACATGAACATGCTGCAGACGGCCGAGAACGTCGCCACGCGCTACAAGATTGGCCGCGACCTCCAAGACGCGTACGGCGCGCGCAGCCAGCAGCGCGCTGCTGCTGCGCAGGCTGCCGGTCTGTTCAACGACGAGATCGTGGCCATGACCGTGACAAAGGCCGTGGAGAACAAGGCCACCGGCCACATCGAGCGCCGCGAAGTCACCATCGACAGCGACGAAGGCATCCGCGGCGACACCACGCTCGAAGGCATTGGCAAGCTGCGCTCGGTGCTGCCCAACGGCGTGATCACCGCCGGCAACGCCAGCCAATTCTCCGACGGCGCCGCCGCCTGCGTGGTGATGGACGCCAAGCTTGCCGAGCAGCGCGGCATCCGCCCGCTGGGCATCTTCCGTGGCTACGCCGTGGCCGGCTGCGAGCCCGACGAAATGGGCATCGGCCCGGTGTTCGCCGTGCCGCGCCTGCTGGAGCGTGCCGGCGTGCGTCTGGAAGACGTGGGCCTGTGGGAACTCAACGAAGCCTTCGCGGTGCAGGTGCTGTACTGCCGCGACAAGCTCGGCATTCCCGACGACCGCCTCAACGTCAACGGCGGTGCGATTGCCGTCGGCCACCCCTATGGCGTGACCGGCGTGCGCCTGGTGGGCCATGCGCTGATCGAAGGCCGTCGCCGTGGCGTCAAGTACGTCGTGGTGACCATGTGTGTGGGCGGCGGCCAAGGCGCTGCCGCGTTGTTCGAGGTGTGCTGACCATGACGATTTCCACCACATCCACCGAAGACCTGGGCATTGAACGCGACGGCGCCGTGGCCGTGATCGAGCTGCGCCGCCCGCCGCACAACTTCTTCGACCTGGACCTCATCACCCGCGTGGCCGATGCCTGCGAAGCCTTCGACGCGGACCCCGAGGTACGCGCCGTGGTGTTGCGCGCGCAAGGCAAGTCGTTCAGCGCGGGCGCCAACCTGGCCAACAAGGACGCGCCAGGTGCGGTGCCAGTGCACCCGCAGCGCCACACCTACCGCGAAGCCCTGCGCATCTTCAAGACTGGCAAGCCCATCGTCGCCGCCGTGCACGGCGCGGCCATTGGTGGCGGGCTCGGTCTGGCGCTGGTGGCCGACTTCCGCGTGGCCTGCCCCGAAACCCGCCTGAGCGCCAATTTCACCAAGCTGGGCTTTCACCCTGGCTTCGGGTTGACCGCCACGCTGCCCTGGTTGATCGGCCGGCAGAACACCGCCCTGATGTTCTACACCAGCCGCACCATAGACGGCCCGACCGCGCTGTCCATGGGACTGGTCGACAAGGTCGTGCCGCAGGCCGAGGTGCACGGCGCCGCGATGGCCTTGGCGAAAGAACTCGCCAGTGTCGGCCCGCTGGCCTTGCGCGCCACCCGCGCGACCCACCGCCGTGGCCTGCTCCCCGAGATCGAGATGGCGCTGGAGCGCGAGATGACCGAGCAGGCCTGGTTGGGCAAGACGACCGACTTCCAGGAAGGGCTGGCTGCGGTGCGCGAGCGGCGCGAGCCGCGCTTCACGGGCAATTGATGGTCCGGCTGGCATGGCGCGGACGGCCGCCTAGAATGGGTGCCGCCGAGACATCGTTGCGCGCGGCCGCAGCGGGCGTACCAGACCCAACCTCACAGAACATGACAGACAACAAGGACGGTGTTGCCGCGGTCGAGCGTGCGTTGACCATCATGAATGCGTTCCGCATCGATGACCAGGCCCTCACCCTGCATGAGATTGCCAACCGCACGGGCTTCTACAAGAGCACGATCCTGCGCTTGCTGGTCTCGCTGATCCGCTTTGGCTGCGTGCAGCAATTGCCCGACGCCACCTACAAACTCGGCCACGCCGTGATGACCTGGGGCACCGTCTACCGCCAGTCCTTGCGCCTCGAAGACCACGTGGTGCCGGTGCTCAACCGCCTGGTCGAGCTCACGGGCGAAGGCGCTTCCTACTTTCGCCGCGAGGGCGACGTGCGCCTGTGCCTGTTTCGCGTCGACCCGCGCCACTCGGTGCGCGACCACATCTACGCCGGGCAGGTGCTGCCGCTCACGCAAGGTGCTGCAGGCCGCGTGCTGGTGGAGTTCGACGGCGACCCCGCGCACTGGCCTTCGACGCGCGTGTTCTTCTCGGTCGGCGAGCGCGAGCCCGATATCGCCGCCCTGGCCGCGCCCGTGTTCGGACCGGGCGACAAGGTGGTTGGTTCGATTGCGATCTCCGGTCCGTCCAGCCGCTTTGCGGAAACCGTGCTGCCATCGCACACGGCCGCGGTGCGCGAAGCTGCGATCAACCTGACCCAGCAGTTGGGGGGCAGCTCCGATTGGCTGCTGGGCATGCGCAAGTCCTGAGCCTTCACCCCACCCGCCGCTCCTGCCCGGCCCAGAATGGCTCACGCACCGCCTTGCGCGAAATCTTGCCGTTCGGGTTGCGCGGCAGCTCGGCCACGAAATCCACCGAGCGGGGTTTCTTGAAATCCGCCAGCGTGTCGCGGCAGTGCTGTGCAATGTCGGCCTCGGTGGCCTGCGCCCCCGGGCGCAGCACCACCACCGCCTTCACCGCCTCGCCCCAGGTGTCGTCGGGCACGCCGACCACGCAGGCCTCGTAGACCGCCGGGTGGGCGTACAGCGCCTGCTCCACCTCGGTCGGGTACACGTTGAAGCCACCGGAGATGATCATGTCCTTGCTGCGGTCGACGATGTAGATGAAACCTTCGTCGTCCACTTTGGCGAGATCGCCCGTGTGCAGCCAGCCGTCGGCATCGAAGGCCTGCCGCGTCAGTTCGGGCTCCTTCCAGTAGCCCGCGAACACGTCGGGGCCGCGCACCACGATCTCGCCCACCTCGTCGCCGCGCACCAGTTGCCCCGCCTCGTTGACCACGCGCACCTCGGACTCGCCAATCGGCCGCCCGCAGGACGCCAGGCGAGCGGGCTTCTCGCGCACCGCACCCGCGTGGTCCTGCGTGGAGAACAGGATCAGTCCGCCCGTGGTCTCGCCCCCGCCATAGCCTTGCGAGAGCACCGGCCCGAGCTTCTCCCAGGCCTCGCGGATGCGCGCCGGTGCCATGGGCGCGCCGCCATAGGCGATCTGCTTGAGGCTGCTGATGTCGTAGCGACCGAGGTCCGGGTGGGTCGTCAGCCGGTTCAGCATGGTCGGCACCATGAAGGTGTAGGTGACGCGCCAGCGCTGCACCGCGGCCAACAGGCTGTCCGGGTCGAACTTGTCCTGGATCAGGACCGCGCCGCCCTGGTACAGGAAGGGCTGCAGGAACATGCCGCTGGCGTGCGTGAGCGGTCCGCTGAGCAGCAGCACGTCGCCCGGCGCCACGCGCATGCGGTGCATGCCGACCTTGCGCAGGTGCGACAGGCGGTTGCCCACGGTCTGCATGGCCGCCTTGAGCTTGCCGGTCGAGCCCGAGGTGTAGTGCAGCACCGCCAGGTCCTCAGCCTGCATCTGCACGTCGGGATTGGTGTCGCCGGCCGCCGCGAGCAGGGCTTCGTAGTCGTGCCAGCCCGGCACCGGCGTGCCCACGCCCACGAAATGCTCCACCTGGCCCAGGCGCTCGCGCAAGGCCTGCACCGATTCCACGTGCGAGTCGCCCACCAGGAACACGCGCGGCTCGCCGTTCTCGATCACGTCCACGACCTCGCTGGGCGCCAGGCGCGCATTGAGCGGCACGCGCACGAGGCCGGCCTTGTAGAGCGCCACTTCCAGCTCCACGATGGCGGGCCGGTTCGACATCTGGAACGCCACGCGGTCGCCCTTGCGCAGGCCCAGGCCGAGCAGGGCATTGGCCAGGCGGTTGGAGCGCTCTTCGAGCGTGCGGAAATCGGCCACGCGGTCCTGGAAGATGATCGCGGGCTGGTCGGGGAAATGCCGCGCGTTGCGGCTGATGAAGCGGCCTTGGTTCATGAGGGTCTCCTGTGAAGGCGTGCATCGTAGGAGCGCTGTTGCGCGGGTTTCATAAGCAAACGGCGCCGTTCGATGCCGCGGCGTTATGGCCCCGCCCGATTCCGCGGCGTTATGAAAATCGCGCGCTGCGCTATCGCCGCCGGGGCGGCGCCCGTCCACACTGGCGGTCCCGATACCGTGAACACGAGGAGACACACATGCACCACCCGATCCCGCGCCGCCAGTGGCTGGCGGCCATGATCGCCACCGGCGCGACCTGGCCTTTGCTGTCGCGCGCCGCCACCCCCTATCCCAATGGCCCGATCACACTCGTCGTGCCGTTCTCGGCCGGCGGGCAGTTCGACGGTGTAGCGCGCCTGGTGAGCAAGGCCATGTCGGCCGAGCTGGGCCAGACCATCGTGGTCGAGAACATCGGTGGCGCGGGTGGCAACATCGCTGCCGCGCGCGTGGCCCGCGCCAAGCCCGATGGGCAGACCCTGCTCATGTACGGCGGCAACTTCGCCGTGGCGCGCAGCCTGTACAAGAAGCTGGACTACGACCCGCTCGAAGACTTCGCGCCGATCTCCCGCGTGAGCATCGCGCCTCACGTCATCATGGTCTCGCCCAAGCTGGGCGTGTCCAGCTTCGCGCAGTTGCGCGAGCGCGCCAAGGGCGCCCAGCTGTCCTATGGCTCGCCCGGCGTGGGCACGTCCATGCACCTGGCCTTCGAGATGGTGAAGGACCACTTCAAGCTCGACGTCCTGCACGTGCCCTACCGGGGCGGCGCCAACGTGATGACCGATCTCGCGGGCGGCCAGATCGAGCTGGGCATCATCGCCGTCGGCCCGGCGCTCGAATTCATCCGCAACGGCACCGTCGTGCCCCTGGCCGTCACCAGCGCCGTGCGCTCACCCGCCTTGCCGCAGGTGCCCAGCACCGCTGAACTGGGCATGAAGGGGTTCGATGCCGGCAGCTGGTCGGGCTTCTCGGTGCCGCGCAAGACGCCCCCCGAGATCGTCAAGCGCTTGAACGCGGCGGTGCGCGCGGCGCTCGAATCGCCCGAGGTCAAGCGCCAGTTCGACGACCAGTCCTTCCTGTCGCTGGCAGGCACGCCCGAAGACATGCAGCGCTTCGTGGCGCTCGAGGCCCAGCGCTACGCGCCCATCATCCAGAAGCTGAACCTCGCGCAGTGAACGTGAGCCTCAGCCCCTGGCGAATTCCGCCGACCGTTCCTGCAGCAGCTCCATGAAACGCAGCACCAGCG
The sequence above is a segment of the Hydrogenophaga sp. BPS33 genome. Coding sequences within it:
- a CDS encoding acetyl-CoA C-acyltransferase, with amino-acid sequence MNEAVIVSTARTGLAKSWKGAFNMTHGATLGGHVVQEAVRRAGIEPAEVEDVYFGCSLGEGTTGSNVARQIALRAGLPVTAAGTTVTRFCASGLEAVANAAKRVIVDRVPVMVAGGIESISCVQNELNQHMRLDPWLVQHRPDTYMNMLQTAENVATRYKIGRDLQDAYGARSQQRAAAAQAAGLFNDEIVAMTVTKAVENKATGHIERREVTIDSDEGIRGDTTLEGIGKLRSVLPNGVITAGNASQFSDGAAACVVMDAKLAEQRGIRPLGIFRGYAVAGCEPDEMGIGPVFAVPRLLERAGVRLEDVGLWELNEAFAVQVLYCRDKLGIPDDRLNVNGGAIAVGHPYGVTGVRLVGHALIEGRRRGVKYVVVTMCVGGGQGAAALFEVC
- a CDS encoding enoyl-CoA hydratase/isomerase family protein; the protein is MTISTTSTEDLGIERDGAVAVIELRRPPHNFFDLDLITRVADACEAFDADPEVRAVVLRAQGKSFSAGANLANKDAPGAVPVHPQRHTYREALRIFKTGKPIVAAVHGAAIGGGLGLALVADFRVACPETRLSANFTKLGFHPGFGLTATLPWLIGRQNTALMFYTSRTIDGPTALSMGLVDKVVPQAEVHGAAMALAKELASVGPLALRATRATHRRGLLPEIEMALEREMTEQAWLGKTTDFQEGLAAVRERREPRFTGN
- a CDS encoding IclR family transcriptional regulator, encoding MTDNKDGVAAVERALTIMNAFRIDDQALTLHEIANRTGFYKSTILRLLVSLIRFGCVQQLPDATYKLGHAVMTWGTVYRQSLRLEDHVVPVLNRLVELTGEGASYFRREGDVRLCLFRVDPRHSVRDHIYAGQVLPLTQGAAGRVLVEFDGDPAHWPSTRVFFSVGEREPDIAALAAPVFGPGDKVVGSIAISGPSSRFAETVLPSHTAAVREAAINLTQQLGGSSDWLLGMRKS
- a CDS encoding long-chain-fatty-acid--CoA ligase, with product MNQGRFISRNARHFPDQPAIIFQDRVADFRTLEERSNRLANALLGLGLRKGDRVAFQMSNRPAIVELEVALYKAGLVRVPLNARLAPSEVVDVIENGEPRVFLVGDSHVESVQALRERLGQVEHFVGVGTPVPGWHDYEALLAAAGDTNPDVQMQAEDLAVLHYTSGSTGKLKAAMQTVGNRLSHLRKVGMHRMRVAPGDVLLLSGPLTHASGMFLQPFLYQGGAVLIQDKFDPDSLLAAVQRWRVTYTFMVPTMLNRLTTHPDLGRYDISSLKQIAYGGAPMAPARIREAWEKLGPVLSQGYGGGETTGGLILFSTQDHAGAVREKPARLASCGRPIGESEVRVVNEAGQLVRGDEVGEIVVRGPDVFAGYWKEPELTRQAFDADGWLHTGDLAKVDDEGFIYIVDRSKDMIISGGFNVYPTEVEQALYAHPAVYEACVVGVPDDTWGEAVKAVVVLRPGAQATEADIAQHCRDTLADFKKPRSVDFVAELPRNPNGKISRKAVREPFWAGQERRVG
- a CDS encoding Bug family tripartite tricarboxylate transporter substrate binding protein, whose protein sequence is MHHPIPRRQWLAAMIATGATWPLLSRAATPYPNGPITLVVPFSAGGQFDGVARLVSKAMSAELGQTIVVENIGGAGGNIAAARVARAKPDGQTLLMYGGNFAVARSLYKKLDYDPLEDFAPISRVSIAPHVIMVSPKLGVSSFAQLRERAKGAQLSYGSPGVGTSMHLAFEMVKDHFKLDVLHVPYRGGANVMTDLAGGQIELGIIAVGPALEFIRNGTVVPLAVTSAVRSPALPQVPSTAELGMKGFDAGSWSGFSVPRKTPPEIVKRLNAAVRAALESPEVKRQFDDQSFLSLAGTPEDMQRFVALEAQRYAPIIQKLNLAQ